In one window of Calypte anna isolate BGI_N300 chromosome 1, bCalAnn1_v1.p, whole genome shotgun sequence DNA:
- the MDM2 gene encoding E3 ubiquitin-protein ligase Mdm2 isoform X1 has translation MCNTKMSSLTDASSVTASEQEALVKPKPLFLKLLKLAGAEKDTFTMKEVIFYLGQYIMSKQLYDEKQQHIVHCANDLLGDLFEVTSFSVKEHRRLYSMISRNLLAINQQDSKLADTPEDDARFQLEENVLKESMQELEEKQTSSNVTSRPAASSRRRTHSESENSSDDLHSDRRKRHKSDSISLTFDESLSWCVVSGLCRERSNSSDSSDSLSIPDLDASSLSENSDWFDHSSVSDQFSVEFEVESIYSEDYSHNEEGQELTDEDDEVYQLTFYQDEDSDADSFDEDPEISLADYWKCPQCSEMNPPLPRHCHRCWALREDWLPEEKSDKLEKSDKLEKSDKLEKSTLESSIPLESEEGFDVPDCKKGKTSDDKEPAVEENEDKGVQISESQESEDFSQPSTSSSMFFSSQEDYKEPEKREMQDKEESMESSLPVTSIEPCVICQSRPKNGCIVHGKTGHLMSCFTCARKLKKRNKPCPVCRQPIQMIVLTYFS, from the exons ATGTGCAATACCAAGATGTCCTCCCTTACGGATGCCTCTTCTGTCACCGCATCGGAGCAAGAGGCGCTG GTTAAACCAAAGCCTTTATTTTTGAAGTTGTTAAAGTTAGCTGGTGCAGAGAAAGACACTTTTACTATGAAGGAG GTAATATTCTATCTTGGACAATATATTATGTCTAAACAATTATATGATGAAAAACAGCAACATATTGTTCACTGTGCAAATGATCTCCTGGGAGATTTATTTGAAGTAACAAGCTTTTCAGTAAAAGAACACAG GAGACTGTATTCAATGATTTCCAGGAATCTGCTAGCAATCAATCAACAAG actCCAAGCTTGCTGACACACCTGAGGATGATGCCAGATTTCAACTTGAAGAAAATGTTCtaaag GAATCTATGCAAGAATTAGAAGAGAAGCAGACTTCATCAAATGTGACTTCCCGACCAGCTGCATCTTCTAGAAGGAGAACACACAGTGAATCTG aaaattcttcagatGATCTGCATAGTGACAGAAGAAAACGACACAAGTCAGACAGCATTTCGTTGACGTTTGATGAAAGCCTCTCCTGGTGTGTAGTCAGTGGTCTGTGCCGTGAAAGAAGCAATAGCAGTGATTCATCAGATTCTCTTTCCATTCCT gatctTGATGCCAGTTCGTTAAGTGAAAACTCTGATTGGTTTGACCACAGTTCTGTTTCAGACCAGTTCAGTGTAGAATTTGAAGTTGAGTCTATTTATTCAGAAGATTACAGCCATAATGAAGAAGGACAGGAACTCacagatgaagatgatgag GTTTATCAGCTGACCTTTTACCAGGATGAAGATAGTGATGCTGATTCATTTGATGAAGATCCAGAGATTTCTCTAGCT GATTATTGGAAGTGTCCCCAGTGTAGCGAAATGAATCCTCCACTTCCACGACATTGCCACAGATGCTGGGCCCTTCGTGAGGACTGGCTTCCAGAAGAAAAGAGTGATAAATTGGAAAAGAGTGATAAATTGGAAAAGAGTGATAAATTGGAAAAGAGCACATTAGAAAGTTCCATCCCTCTAGAGTCTGAAGAAGGTTTTGATGTTCCTGACTGCAAGAAGGGGAAAACGAGTGATGATAAAGAACCAGCTGTGGAGGAGAATGAGGATAAAGGAGTACAAATTTCTGAATCGCAGGAAAGTGAAGATTTTTCCCAGCCATCAACATCAAGCAGCATGTTTTTTAGCAGTCAGGAAGACTATAAGGAACCtgagaagagagaaatgcaAGACAAAGAGGAAAGCATGGAATCCAGTCTGCCAGTTACCAGCATAGAACCCTGTGTCATTTGTCAGAGCAGGCCTAAAAATGGCTGCATAGTACATGGCAAAACGGGACATCTCATGTCATGTTTTACATGTGCAAGAAAGCTTAAGAAGAGGAACAAACCCTGCCCAGTGTGCAGACAGCCCATACAAATGATTGTACTAACTTATTTTAGTTAG
- the MDM2 gene encoding E3 ubiquitin-protein ligase Mdm2 isoform X2 gives MCNTKMSSLTDASSVTASEQEALVKPKPLFLKLLKLAGAEKDTFTMKEVIFYLGQYIMSKQLYDEKQQHIVHCANDLLGDLFEVTSFSVKEHRRLYSMISRNLLAINQQDSKLADTPEDDARFQLEENVLKESMQELEEKQTSSNVTSRPAASSRRRTHSESEENSSDDLHSDRRKRHKSDSISLTFDESLSWCVVSGLCRERSNSSDSSDSLSIPDLDASSLSENSDWFDHSSVSDQFSVEFEVESIYSEDYSHNEEGQELTDEDDEVYQLTFYQDEDSDADSFDEDPEISLADYWKCPQCSEMNPPLPRHCHRCWALREDWLPEEKSDKLEKSDKLEKSDKLEKSTLESSIPLESEEGFDVPDCKKGKTSDDKEPAVEENEDKGVQISESQESEDFSQPSTSSSMFFSSQEDYKEPEKREMQDKEESMESSLPVTSIEPCVICQSRPKNGCIVHGKTGHLMSCFTCARKLKKRNKPCPVCRQPIQMIVLTYFS, from the exons ATGTGCAATACCAAGATGTCCTCCCTTACGGATGCCTCTTCTGTCACCGCATCGGAGCAAGAGGCGCTG GTTAAACCAAAGCCTTTATTTTTGAAGTTGTTAAAGTTAGCTGGTGCAGAGAAAGACACTTTTACTATGAAGGAG GTAATATTCTATCTTGGACAATATATTATGTCTAAACAATTATATGATGAAAAACAGCAACATATTGTTCACTGTGCAAATGATCTCCTGGGAGATTTATTTGAAGTAACAAGCTTTTCAGTAAAAGAACACAG GAGACTGTATTCAATGATTTCCAGGAATCTGCTAGCAATCAATCAACAAG actCCAAGCTTGCTGACACACCTGAGGATGATGCCAGATTTCAACTTGAAGAAAATGTTCtaaag GAATCTATGCAAGAATTAGAAGAGAAGCAGACTTCATCAAATGTGACTTCCCGACCAGCTGCATCTTCTAGAAGGAGAACACACAGTGAATCTG aagaaaattcttcagatGATCTGCATAGTGACAGAAGAAAACGACACAAGTCAGACAGCATTTCGTTGACGTTTGATGAAAGCCTCTCCTGGTGTGTAGTCAGTGGTCTGTGCCGTGAAAGAAGCAATAGCAGTGATTCATCAGATTCTCTTTCCATTCCT gatctTGATGCCAGTTCGTTAAGTGAAAACTCTGATTGGTTTGACCACAGTTCTGTTTCAGACCAGTTCAGTGTAGAATTTGAAGTTGAGTCTATTTATTCAGAAGATTACAGCCATAATGAAGAAGGACAGGAACTCacagatgaagatgatgag GTTTATCAGCTGACCTTTTACCAGGATGAAGATAGTGATGCTGATTCATTTGATGAAGATCCAGAGATTTCTCTAGCT GATTATTGGAAGTGTCCCCAGTGTAGCGAAATGAATCCTCCACTTCCACGACATTGCCACAGATGCTGGGCCCTTCGTGAGGACTGGCTTCCAGAAGAAAAGAGTGATAAATTGGAAAAGAGTGATAAATTGGAAAAGAGTGATAAATTGGAAAAGAGCACATTAGAAAGTTCCATCCCTCTAGAGTCTGAAGAAGGTTTTGATGTTCCTGACTGCAAGAAGGGGAAAACGAGTGATGATAAAGAACCAGCTGTGGAGGAGAATGAGGATAAAGGAGTACAAATTTCTGAATCGCAGGAAAGTGAAGATTTTTCCCAGCCATCAACATCAAGCAGCATGTTTTTTAGCAGTCAGGAAGACTATAAGGAACCtgagaagagagaaatgcaAGACAAAGAGGAAAGCATGGAATCCAGTCTGCCAGTTACCAGCATAGAACCCTGTGTCATTTGTCAGAGCAGGCCTAAAAATGGCTGCATAGTACATGGCAAAACGGGACATCTCATGTCATGTTTTACATGTGCAAGAAAGCTTAAGAAGAGGAACAAACCCTGCCCAGTGTGCAGACAGCCCATACAAATGATTGTACTAACTTATTTTAGTTAG
- the CPM gene encoding carboxypeptidase M isoform X3 — translation MHGDETVGREILLHLIDYLVSSYRRDPVVTRLLNNTRIHIMPTMNPDGFEATKVPDCYYSRGRYNKNEEDLNRNFPDAFETNNASIQPETQAVMDWIKNETFVLSANLHGGALVASYTFDNGNSVTGTLKGYSRSPDDDVFIHLAKTYSLNHASMSKGTGCDNRQTFPEGITNGYSWYQLEGGMQDYNYVWGQCFEITLELSCCKYPPEDQLENFWRDNKVALIEYIKQVHLGVKGQVTDKNGNPIPNAIVEAQGRPHICPYRTNKQGEYYLLLLPGTYVINATVPGYKSMLKTVQISDNTGNFSALKQDFSFSEVSVRPTPFSCPKIPLYQQLQWTSAAVKPTLHILVLVTAVLVIVK, via the exons ACTGTTGGAAGAGAAATTCTGCTCCACTTGATAGACTACCTGGTGAGCAGCTACAGACGTGACCCGGTGGTTACCCGGTTACTCAATAACACCCGGATTCACATCATGCCAACCATGAACCCTGATGGGTTTGAAGCTACAAAAGTGCCTGATTGTTATTACTCACGAGGAAG GTACAATAAGAACGAAGAAGATCTGAACAGAAATTTTCCTGATGCCTTTGAAACGAACAATGCCAGCATTCAGCCAGAGACTCAAGCAGTAATGGACTggataaaaaatgaaacatttgtcCTTTCAGCAAACTTGCATGGGGGTGCCCTGGTTGCCAGTTACACCTTTGATAATGGTAACTCAG TTACTGGCACTTTAAAAGGCTACAGCAGGTCTCCAGATGATGATGTCTTCATTCACCTGGCAAAAACCTATTCTTTGAACCATGCCAGCATGTCCAAAGGCACTGGGTGTGACAACAGACAAACCTTTCCAGAAGGCATCACCAATGGGTATTCCTGGTACCAGCTGGAAG gTGGCATGCAAGATTACAACTATGTCTGGGGACAGTGTTTTGAAATTACATTGGAGCTGTCATGCTGTAAATACCCTCCAGAAGACCAGCTGGAAAACTTCTGGAGAGACAACAAAGTTGCTCTGATCGAATATATAAAACAAGTCCATCTAG GTGTCAAAGGCCAAGTTACTGATAAGAACGGGAATCCTATTCCCAATGCCATCGTCGAAGCCCAAGGAAGGCCTCACATCTGCCCCTACCGAACCAATAAACAAGGGGAGTATTATCTCCTCCTTTTGCCTGGGACTTATGTGATCAAT GCTACTGTCCCAGGATATAAATCGATGCTGAAGACAGTGCAGATCTCTGACAACACCGGGAACTTCAGTGCCTTGAAACAAGacttttccttctcagaagTCTCTGTCAGGCCAACACCTTTTTCATGTCCCAAAATTCCCCTCTACCAACAGCTCCAGTGGACTTCAGCTGCAGTCAAACCAACCCTACACATATTGGTTTTAGTGACCGCTGTGCTTGTCATTGTCAAATAA
- the MDM2 gene encoding E3 ubiquitin-protein ligase Mdm2 isoform X3, with the protein MISRNLLAINQQDSKLADTPEDDARFQLEENVLKESMQELEEKQTSSNVTSRPAASSRRRTHSESEENSSDDLHSDRRKRHKSDSISLTFDESLSWCVVSGLCRERSNSSDSSDSLSIPDLDASSLSENSDWFDHSSVSDQFSVEFEVESIYSEDYSHNEEGQELTDEDDEVYQLTFYQDEDSDADSFDEDPEISLADYWKCPQCSEMNPPLPRHCHRCWALREDWLPEEKSDKLEKSDKLEKSDKLEKSTLESSIPLESEEGFDVPDCKKGKTSDDKEPAVEENEDKGVQISESQESEDFSQPSTSSSMFFSSQEDYKEPEKREMQDKEESMESSLPVTSIEPCVICQSRPKNGCIVHGKTGHLMSCFTCARKLKKRNKPCPVCRQPIQMIVLTYFS; encoded by the exons ATGATTTCCAGGAATCTGCTAGCAATCAATCAACAAG actCCAAGCTTGCTGACACACCTGAGGATGATGCCAGATTTCAACTTGAAGAAAATGTTCtaaag GAATCTATGCAAGAATTAGAAGAGAAGCAGACTTCATCAAATGTGACTTCCCGACCAGCTGCATCTTCTAGAAGGAGAACACACAGTGAATCTG aagaaaattcttcagatGATCTGCATAGTGACAGAAGAAAACGACACAAGTCAGACAGCATTTCGTTGACGTTTGATGAAAGCCTCTCCTGGTGTGTAGTCAGTGGTCTGTGCCGTGAAAGAAGCAATAGCAGTGATTCATCAGATTCTCTTTCCATTCCT gatctTGATGCCAGTTCGTTAAGTGAAAACTCTGATTGGTTTGACCACAGTTCTGTTTCAGACCAGTTCAGTGTAGAATTTGAAGTTGAGTCTATTTATTCAGAAGATTACAGCCATAATGAAGAAGGACAGGAACTCacagatgaagatgatgag GTTTATCAGCTGACCTTTTACCAGGATGAAGATAGTGATGCTGATTCATTTGATGAAGATCCAGAGATTTCTCTAGCT GATTATTGGAAGTGTCCCCAGTGTAGCGAAATGAATCCTCCACTTCCACGACATTGCCACAGATGCTGGGCCCTTCGTGAGGACTGGCTTCCAGAAGAAAAGAGTGATAAATTGGAAAAGAGTGATAAATTGGAAAAGAGTGATAAATTGGAAAAGAGCACATTAGAAAGTTCCATCCCTCTAGAGTCTGAAGAAGGTTTTGATGTTCCTGACTGCAAGAAGGGGAAAACGAGTGATGATAAAGAACCAGCTGTGGAGGAGAATGAGGATAAAGGAGTACAAATTTCTGAATCGCAGGAAAGTGAAGATTTTTCCCAGCCATCAACATCAAGCAGCATGTTTTTTAGCAGTCAGGAAGACTATAAGGAACCtgagaagagagaaatgcaAGACAAAGAGGAAAGCATGGAATCCAGTCTGCCAGTTACCAGCATAGAACCCTGTGTCATTTGTCAGAGCAGGCCTAAAAATGGCTGCATAGTACATGGCAAAACGGGACATCTCATGTCATGTTTTACATGTGCAAGAAAGCTTAAGAAGAGGAACAAACCCTGCCCAGTGTGCAGACAGCCCATACAAATGATTGTACTAACTTATTTTAGTTAG
- the CPM gene encoding carboxypeptidase M isoform X2 has translation MPPTPPSPTCTASGARWKTVGREILLHLIDYLVSSYRRDPVVTRLLNNTRIHIMPTMNPDGFEATKVPDCYYSRGRYNKNEEDLNRNFPDAFETNNASIQPETQAVMDWIKNETFVLSANLHGGALVASYTFDNGNSVTGTLKGYSRSPDDDVFIHLAKTYSLNHASMSKGTGCDNRQTFPEGITNGYSWYQLEGGMQDYNYVWGQCFEITLELSCCKYPPEDQLENFWRDNKVALIEYIKQVHLGVKGQVTDKNGNPIPNAIVEAQGRPHICPYRTNKQGEYYLLLLPGTYVINATVPGYKSMLKTVQISDNTGNFSALKQDFSFSEVSVRPTPFSCPKIPLYQQLQWTSAAVKPTLHILVLVTAVLVIVK, from the exons ACTGTTGGAAGAGAAATTCTGCTCCACTTGATAGACTACCTGGTGAGCAGCTACAGACGTGACCCGGTGGTTACCCGGTTACTCAATAACACCCGGATTCACATCATGCCAACCATGAACCCTGATGGGTTTGAAGCTACAAAAGTGCCTGATTGTTATTACTCACGAGGAAG GTACAATAAGAACGAAGAAGATCTGAACAGAAATTTTCCTGATGCCTTTGAAACGAACAATGCCAGCATTCAGCCAGAGACTCAAGCAGTAATGGACTggataaaaaatgaaacatttgtcCTTTCAGCAAACTTGCATGGGGGTGCCCTGGTTGCCAGTTACACCTTTGATAATGGTAACTCAG TTACTGGCACTTTAAAAGGCTACAGCAGGTCTCCAGATGATGATGTCTTCATTCACCTGGCAAAAACCTATTCTTTGAACCATGCCAGCATGTCCAAAGGCACTGGGTGTGACAACAGACAAACCTTTCCAGAAGGCATCACCAATGGGTATTCCTGGTACCAGCTGGAAG gTGGCATGCAAGATTACAACTATGTCTGGGGACAGTGTTTTGAAATTACATTGGAGCTGTCATGCTGTAAATACCCTCCAGAAGACCAGCTGGAAAACTTCTGGAGAGACAACAAAGTTGCTCTGATCGAATATATAAAACAAGTCCATCTAG GTGTCAAAGGCCAAGTTACTGATAAGAACGGGAATCCTATTCCCAATGCCATCGTCGAAGCCCAAGGAAGGCCTCACATCTGCCCCTACCGAACCAATAAACAAGGGGAGTATTATCTCCTCCTTTTGCCTGGGACTTATGTGATCAAT GCTACTGTCCCAGGATATAAATCGATGCTGAAGACAGTGCAGATCTCTGACAACACCGGGAACTTCAGTGCCTTGAAACAAGacttttccttctcagaagTCTCTGTCAGGCCAACACCTTTTTCATGTCCCAAAATTCCCCTCTACCAACAGCTCCAGTGGACTTCAGCTGCAGTCAAACCAACCCTACACATATTGGTTTTAGTGACCGCTGTGCTTGTCATTGTCAAATAA